A genomic region of Saccopteryx bilineata isolate mSacBil1 chromosome 1, mSacBil1_pri_phased_curated, whole genome shotgun sequence contains the following coding sequences:
- the KCNK5 gene encoding potassium channel subfamily K member 5 isoform X2, with translation MRGAHTDQGSSPGALPVFVQVVSDAAGQGVAITGNQTFNNWNWPNAMIFAATVITTIGYGNVAPKTPAGRLFCVFYGLFGVPLCLTWISALGKFFGGRAKRLGQFLTKRGVSLRKAQITCTAIFIVWGVLVHLVIPPFVFMVTEDWNYIEGLYYSFITISTIGFGDFVAGVNPSANYHALYRYFVELWIYLGLAWLSLFVNWKVSMFVEVHKAIKKRRRRRKESFESSPHSRKALQMAGGPASKDVNIFSFLSKKEETYNDLIKQIGKKAMKTSGGGDRVPGMGPGPGPGPGPGPGPGPGLGLGPGPGPQGGVPASLAPLVFYSKNRVPSLEEVSQTLRSKGHVARPPGEEAETGSPQGGSPASEVFTNQLDRISEEGEPWDAPDYHPLIFQNANITFANEETGLLDEEASKSSLEDNLAGEERPPEEAEAQATLGLGELPSSDESTFTSTESELSVPYEQLMNEYNKANGPRGT, from the exons GTAGTATCTGATGCCGCAGGACAGGGCGTGGCCATCACAGGGAACCAGACCTTCAACAACTGGAACTGGCCCAATGCAATGATTTTTGCAGCCACCGTCATCACTACCATCG gctATGGCAATGTAGCCCCCAAGACCCCCGCTGGGCGGCTCTTCTGTGTCTTCTATGGTCTCTTCGGGGTGCCACTCTGCCTGACGTGGATCAGCGCCCTGGGCAAGTTCTTCGGAGGACGAGCAAAGCGGCTGGGCCAGTTCCTCACCAAGAGAGGCGTGAGCCTG CGGAAGGCGCAGATCACGTGCACGGCCATCTTCATCGTGTGGGGCGTCCTGGTCCACCTGGTGATCCCGCCCTTCGTGTTCATGGTGACCGAGGACTGGAACTACATCGAGGGCCTCTACTACTCCTTCATCACCATCTCCACCATCGGCTTCGGCGACTTCGTGGCCG GTGTGAACCCCAGCGCCAACTACCACGCCCTGTACCGCTACTTCGTGGAGCTCTGGATCTACCTGGGGCTGGCCTGGCTGTCCCTGTTTGTCAACTGGAAGGTGAGCATGTTCGTGGAGGTACACAAGGCCATTAagaagcggcggcggcggcggaagGAGTCCTTCGAGAGCTCCCCGCACTCCAGGAAGGCGCTGCAGATGGCGGGGGGCCCAGCGTCCAAGGACGTCAACATCTTCAGCTTTCTGTCCAAAAAGGAGGAGACCTACAATGACCTCATCAAGCAGATTGGGAAGAAGGCCATGAAGACGagcgggggtggggacagggtccCGGGGATGGGGCCTGGGCCTGGACCCGGACCCGGACCTGGACCCGGACCTGGACCCGGACTGGGACTGGGACCAGGGCCGGGGCCTCAGGGGGGCGTCCCTGCCTCCCTGGCGCCCCTGGTGTTCTACTCTAAGAACCGGGTGCCCAGCTTGGAAGAGGTGTCTCAGACGCTGAGGAGCAAGGGCCACGTGGCGCGGCCCCCCGGTGAGGAGGCTGAGACGGGGTCCCCCCAGGGTGGCTCCCCCGCCTCCGAGGTGTTCACTAACCAGCTGGACCGCATCAGCGAGGAGGGCGAGCCGTGGGACGCCCCGGACTACCACCCGCTCATCTTCCAGAACGCCAACATCACCTTTGCGAACGAGGAGACCGGCCTCCTGGACGAGGAGGCGTCCAAGTCCTCGCTGGAGGACAACCTGGCCGGGGAGGAGCGGCCCCCGGAAGAGGCCGAGGCCCAGGCGACCCTCGGCTTGGGCGAGCTGCCCTCGTCCGACGAGTCCACCTTCACCAGCACCGAGTCGGAGCTCTCCGTGCCTTACGAACAGCTCATGAACGAGTACAACAAGGCGAACGGCCCCCGGGGCACGTGA